The following coding sequences are from one Triticum dicoccoides isolate Atlit2015 ecotype Zavitan chromosome 4A, WEW_v2.0, whole genome shotgun sequence window:
- the LOC119283991 gene encoding anthocyanin 5-aromatic acyltransferase-like, which produces MNVRVRVLDTTHVRPELPGHAATIKLSPFDTLFLALPPIQRIFFYDDDGAPSLPPFPAIVRSLLASLAATLSVFAPLAGRLAASLDGDLVVDCSLDALQLGVKFVQAEYSGDAADMRRLARDAEHDTEAFVQLVPELEVARLPAPLLAVQVTRPVLSGGDDQGAGAVVVRISMHHAVADGQSLFQFMRAWAAASREGSPAVAGLVPPPTFDRSVIMRHPKAEAATRNFARLWAPDLPIVNTMPELDWTRQSRRTYLLDAGQIQSLKRRIVQQRQAAGADNDNQPPPSTYVAVASLLWTSMARAKHPDQAVNAGAADDAYLLFPADYRRRMQPPLDPGFFGNCVKLCFARATASKLVCRDDDDGALAHAAGALRRAIREQVEEKDPLGDADRWAETYQGIPPERRSQQGSSHRFMAYEVDFGWGQPSRAEIVSMFSPEVAMLVGAVQVSVALGRDLIDGFEACFMSLVSP; this is translated from the coding sequence ATGAACGTCCGTGTGCGAGTGCTTGACACGACCCATGTCCGGCCGGAGCTGCCTGGGCACGCCGCCACTATCAAGCTCTCGCCCTTCGACACCCTCTTCCTCGCGCTCCCCCCGATCCAGCGGATCTTCTTCTATGACGATGACGGCGCACCGAGCCTCCCGCCGTTCCCGGCCATCGTCCGCTCGCTGCTGGCCTCCCTCGCCGCCACGCTCTCCGTCTTCGCGCCGCTCGCCGGCAGGCTCGCGGCCTCCCTTGATGGAGATCTCGTCGTCGACTGCTCCCTTGATGCTCTTCAGCTCGGCGTCAAGTTCGTCCAGGCGGAGTACTCCGGCGACGCGGCCGACATGCGCCGTCTCGCGCGTGACGCCGAGCACGACACCGAAGCGTTCGTGCAGCTCGTGCCGGAGCTCGAGGTGGCCAGGCTGCCAGCGCCCCTGCTCGCTGTCCAGGTCACGCGGCCGGTGCTGTCGGGGGGAGACGACCAGGGTGCGGGCGCCGTGGTGGTCAGGATCTCGATGCACCACGCGGTGGCCGATGGGCAGTCGCTGTTTCAGTTCATGCGCGCGTGGGCCGCCGCGTCGCGGGAGGGATCGCCGGCAGTGGCGGGGCTCGTGCCGCCCCCGACGTTTGACCGGTCGGTGATCATGCGGCACCCCAAAGCAGAGGCTGCGACGCGGAACTTCGCTCGCCTCTGGGCGCCGGATCTGCCCATCGTGAACACGATGCCGGAGCTGGACTGGACACGGCAGAGCCGGAGGACATACCTGCTCGACGCCGGCCAaatccagtcgctgaagcggcgcaTCGTGCAGCAACGCCAAGCCGCCGGAGCGGACAACGACAAccagccgccgccgagcacctacgTGGCCGTAGCGTCGCTGCTGTGGACGTCCATGGCGCGCGCCAAGCACCCGGACCAGGCAGTCAACGCCGGCGCCGCCGACGACGCATACCTCCTGTTCCCCGCGGACTACCGCCGCCGCATGCAGCCCCCTCTGGACCCGGGCTTCTTCGGCAACTGCGTCAAGCTCTGCTTCGCGCGCGCCACGGCGAGCAAGCTTGTGtgccgcgacgacgacgacggcgcgcTCGCGCACGCGGCGGGGGCGCTGCGGCGGGCGATCCGCGagcaggtggaggagaaggacccgCTGGGCGACGCCGACCGGTGGGCGGAGACCTACCAGGGGATCCCGCCGGAGAGGCGCTCGCAGCAGGGGTCGTCGCACCGGTTCATGGCGTACGAGGTGGACTTCGGATGGGGGCAGCCGAGCCGGGCGGAGATCGTGTCGATGTTCAGTCCGGAGGTGGCGATGCTCGTCGGCGCGGTGCAGGTGTCCGTGGCCCTTGGCCGGGATCTCATCGACGGCTTCGAGGCTTGCTTCATGTCGCTGGTCTCACCATGA
- the LOC119283992 gene encoding anthocyanidin 3-O-glucoside 6''-O-acyltransferase-like, whose product MGATADEFVEAEFLAGADALRRLAGDDEHDTEAFARLVPELDDAGKLPAPVLAVQVTRPAGNSSGVVVVGVSLHHALADGKSFWQFMTWWSAASRGDLLAAAPDDLVPPSFDRTAIRHPSEEELTVWILRLRAPMLPTLGRRSAGTACRRTRTFLLVADEIQSLKRRISQHLPKPASAYVAISVLSWTCIIEAKASSHMIHNDDDVFLMVHADCRGRLRGPPIHEGFFGNCVKSCYARARAVDLMPTHRLGEHVDGLAHAAAAIQEAIRDGLEATGENPFSNFGEVLKYHMALPPGRASTVGSSHRFMAYQTDFGWGPPIRVELASIFGSSDMVALLGARDGSVQVSVTLDGACMDAFAPDFMGVINGLKF is encoded by the exons ATGGGGGCAACCGCGGACGAG TTCGTGGAGGCCGAGTTCCTGGCAGGCGCCGACGCCTTGcgccgcctcgccggcgacgacgagcacgacaccgaggcgTTCGCGCGGCTGGTGCCGGAACTCGATGATGCCGGGAAGCTTCCGGCGCCGGTGCTCGCGGTGCAGGTCACGAGGCCGGCTGGCAACAGCAGCGGCGTGGTGGTCGTCGGCGTCTCCCTCCACCACGCCCTGGCCGATGGCAAGTCGTTTTGGCAGTTCATGACGTGGTGGTCAGCCGCATCGCGTGGAGACTTGCTCGCCGCCGCGCCGGACGACCTCGTGCCGCCGTCGTTCGACCGGACTGCGATTCGTCACCCCAGCGAAGAGGAGCTCACCGTCTGGATATTGCGGTTGAGAGCGCCAATGCTTCCTACG CTCGGACGGCGGTCGGCAGGCACTGCGTGCCGGCGCACCAGAACCTTCCTCCTCGTCGCCGACGAGATCCAGTCGTTGAAGCGACGCATTTCACAACATCTGCCCAAACCAGCGAGCGCCTATGTTGCCATCTCGGTCCTGTCCTGGACGTGCATCATCGAGGCCAAGGCGTCGTCACACATGATCCACAATGACGACGACGTCTTCCTGATGGTGCACGCGGACTGCCGTGGCCGTCTCCGCGGGCCCCCGATCCACGAGGGATTCTTCGGGAACTGTGTCAAGTCATGCTACGCGAGAGCCAGAGCGGTGGACCTGATGCCCACGCACCGCCTTGGTGAGCATGTCGACGGCCTTGCGCACGCCGCCGCGGCCATCCAAGAGGCGATCCGCGACGGGTTGGAGGCGACAGGGGAGAACCCATTCTCCAACTTTGGGGAGGTGCTGAAGTACCACATGGCGCTGCCGCCGGGGAGGGCGAGCACGGTGGGGTCGTCTCATCGGTTCATGGCATACCAGACGGACTTCGGGTGGGGCCCACCTATCCGCGTCGAGCTGGCGTCCATCTTCGGGAGCAGCGACATGGTGGCGCTGCTGGGAGCAAGGGACGGCAGCGTGCAGGTCTCGGTGACGCTCGACGGGGCGTGCATGGATGCCTTCGCCCCTGATTTCATGGGCGTCATCAACGGCTTGAAATTCTAG